The Theileria annulata chromosome 3, complete sequence, *** SEQUENCING IN PROGRESS *** genome has a segment encoding these proteins:
- a CDS encoding uncharacterized protein (note;~Tap-24g11.q1c.C.cand.115 - score = 14.08) — MFFLIIKFNNFFINFLYINFCFSIFIKKFSNTNYKFINNNFPNNNFSYNISNPLNNQQNLLDNQQFNTQNQQHFNTQLNSELNILNNKLINEYKSENIIDRRNFKIKSEILKELFEEWVNKYSDELVPFGKPKTDIEFIYEINTNKLFYTISNLKYYFNIIFIPKSTDTSETSDVTDVSDLSQPSQPSQPSQPSQPSQPTQPTQEILEDVLGSEIIIMNGTSTKILNGIYGEEIKNKLISSLNIFINSFQNDINNFLLMSKNRKVFDCSGSDTILSSEDIKQFLNYHNSIEQIINHNNFSTTGKGANDTFSTMGKGANFTAMECTSGKGANSMGIKCTMGKSTNKDTEDNNKEAPFGASTTTKEDPLGAGRGTDTVTEDKIIEIFNSLEKINKKEPKEQIKDIINNLKKNLNLTNYQLNELFNQCEKRVNKEIEQLNYQMDNQLNNQIEQDMIKIDPIKVEPIDVEDPFDIIMKPENMENSLLVKKYYSITKSQQLKLKNRCEDYITIMKSYLMLNGIRNELERERLNYLNEFVLELYKEIEKRTIQDEQYQLAKINQIIQWSINNFNQLNELIMKNKHLYDENFMTYIKLLISKELKNINKEEMNRPEKYPWLSILTIIELAIKSLLQNEIEYEMYLITNIIYQKIPKVRKYMLEFILATIPRSDWKFFKHLIQSITQSLNNIPLHERDEMKGLPEWITEACYQLKNDIENMIPDWIINELLSDNDKLLMEYNNNLRSPIFKLQLENINQLNNQLNNQLNNQLEENLEENLEENLEEKLGEEKLEDNLLEKNNFIKIY; from the exons atgttttttttaataataaaatttaataatttttttataaattttttatatattaatttttgtttttcaatttttattaaaaaattttctaatacaaattataaatttattaataataattttccaaataataatttttcatacAATATATCCAATCCACTGAACAATCAACAGAATCTACTGGACAATCAACAGTTCAATACACAGAACCAACAACACTTCAATACACAGCTAAATTCAGAACTTAATATACTGAACAACAAATTgattaatgaatataaaag tgaaaatataattgatagaagaaattttaaaataaaaagtgaaatattaaaagaattGTTTGAAGAATGggttaataaatattcagATGAATTAGTACCATTTGGTAAACCAAAAACTGATatagaatttatatatgaaattaatactaataaattattctatacaatttctaatttaaaatattatttcaatattatttttattccaAAATCAACGGATACTAGTGAAACTAGTGATGTAACTGATGTGAGTGATCTGAGTCAACCTAGTCAACCTAGTCAACCTAGTCAACCTAGTCAACCTAGTCAACCTACTCAGCCTACTCAAGAAATATTGGAGGATGTATTGGGATcagaaataataattatgaatGGTACAAGtacaaaaatattaaatggaatttatggtgaagaaattaaaaataaattaatttcttcattaaatatttttattaattcttttcaaaatgatattaacaattttttattaat GAGTAAGAATAGAAAAGTATTTGATTGTTCTGGATCTGatacaattttatcatcggaagatattaaacaatttcttaattatcataattctattgaacaaattattaatcataataatttttccactaccggaaagggagctaatgacacttttagtaccatgggaaagggagctaattttacagctatggagtgtacctccggaaagggagctaattctatgggtataaagtgtactatgggaaagaGTACTAATAAGGATACTGAGGATAATAATAAGGAAGCCCCTTTCGGGGctagtactactactaaggaAGATCCTTTAGGGGCTGGCCGTGGTActgacaccgtaacggaagacaaaataattgaaatatttaattcattagaaaaaataaataaaaaagaaccaaaagaacaaattaaagatattattaataatttaaaaaaaaatcttaatttaactaattatcaattaaatGAACTTTTCAA TCAATGTGAAAAAAGAgtaaataaagaaattgaacaattaaattatcaaatggataatcaattaaataatcaaataGAACAAGATatgattaaaattgatCCAATTAAAGTTGAACCAATTG ATGTTGAAGATCcatttgatataataatgaaaccagaaaatatggaaaattcattattagtTAAGAAATATTATTCTATAACTAAATCacaacaattaaaattaaaaaatcgttg tgAAGATTATATAACAATAATGAAGAGTTATTTGATGTTAAATGGTATAAGAAATGAATTGGAAAGAGAaagattaaattatttaaatgaatttgtattggaattatataaagaaattgaGAAACGTACGATTCAAGATGAACAATATCAACTTGCCAAAATCaatcaaattatacaatggtccattaataatttcaatcaACTCAATGAACTT ATAATGAAGaataaacatttatatGATGAAAATTTCATGacatatattaaattattaatttctaaagaattaaaaaatatcaa TAAAGAAGAAATGAATAGACCAGAAAAATATCCTTGGTTATCTATATTAACaattatagaattagcaatcaaatcattattacaaaatgaaattgaatat GAAATGTATTTGATAACgaatataatatatcaaaagATACCAAAAGTAAGAAAATATATGttagaatttattttgGCTACTATCCCAAGATCTGATTGGAAATTCTTTAAACATTTAATTCAATCCATAACAcaatcattaaataatataccaTTACATGAACG TGATGAGATGAAAGGATTACCGGAATGGATAACAGAAGCATGTTAtcaattaaaaaatgatatagaaaatatgaTACCAGATTGgataattaatgaattattatcagataatgataaattattaatggaatataataat aatttaagatcaccaatttttaaattacaacttgaaaatattaatcaattaaataatcaattaaataatcaattaaataatcaaCTGGAAGAAAATTTGGAAGAAAATTTGGAAGAAAATTTGGAAGAAAAATTGGGAGAAGAAAAATTGgaagataatttattggaaaaaaataattttattaaaatttattaa
- a CDS encoding uncharacterized protein (note;~Tap-24g11.q1c.cand.124 - score = 30.31), whose product MCIEKVDMILNNQDYINNELKDQLYKFGQLNNLFSNQTNHTILYNENTIKNMEAPVIYLEPPLILPKEQIKIDTEVEKFLKDSGLEIITKDMSNDPLHILNIDEVKISEKVIKSKIKKLENKRKELFEKLRKLSLESENITQFNLTNQNIKQIDKLLKNEIEKLTQIELTKKTLINKGPGIDMKNNEINLENKELEIEQHEDGGDEGENEEGEETEENNQQDDSDDDVD is encoded by the exons atgtgtatagaAAAAGTTGATATGATATTGAATAATCaagattatataaataatgaattaaaagatcaattatacaaatttggtcaattaaataatttattctcCAATCAAACTAATCATACAATCCTATACAACG aGAATACAATAAAGAATATGGAAGCAcctgtaatatatttggaACCACCACTAATATTACCAAAAGAACAAATTAaa attgATACTGAAGTAGAAAAATTCTTAAAAGATTCCGGCCTAGAAATTATTACTAAAGATATGTCAAATGATCCATTACAC atattaaatattgatGAAGTAAAAATATCAGAAaaagtaataaaatcaaaaataaaaaaattagaaaataaacGTAAAGAATTATTCGaaaa gTTAAGGAAATTATCATTAGAATCTGAAAATATTACACAATTTAATCTAACAAATCAGA atattaaacaaattgataaattattaaagaatgaaattgaaaaattaacacaaattgaattaacaaaaaaaacattaattaat aaagGACCTGGAATTgatatgaaaaataatgaaattaatcttgaaaataaagaattagAAATTGAACAACATGAGGATGGAGGAGATGAAGGAGAAAATGAGGAAGGAGAAGAAACTGAGGAAAATAACCAACAAGATGATTCTGATGATGATGTggattaa